In one Populus nigra chromosome 12, ddPopNigr1.1, whole genome shotgun sequence genomic region, the following are encoded:
- the LOC133669665 gene encoding cytochrome P450 94C1-like translates to MELESSWLLHTLYAFCFILVFIIIVSPRFALFLYLLLLKLWCNCEICDAYLNLSWAESFDNLCDWYAHLLKHSPTKTIPIHVLGNIITANPENIKYMLKTRFDNYPKGKPFSLILGDFLGRGIFNVDGDMWRFQKNMASLELDRLSIRSNAFEIVRCEIEKRLLPLLVSFSGKEDGILDLQDVFRRFSFDSICQFSFGLDPKCLQLSLPMSEFAVAFDLASKFSAERAMAVSPLVWKIKRKLNIGSEKKMKEAIKIIDILAQEVMRQKRVKGFSTHKDLLSRFMRTVDDETFLRDIVISFLLAGRDTVASALTSFFWLLAKHPEIGSAIQVEADRVLGPNQEPRSFEEIQQLHYLQAAVHESMRLYPPIQFDSKFCQQDDVLPDGTFVKRGTRVTYHPYAMGRMEEIWGPDCLEFKPERWLRDGVFFSENPYKYPIFQGGFRVCLGKEMALMEIKSVCLSLLQRFHFKLVFPCHSTPRFSPGLTSTFRDGLLVLVREKVT, encoded by the coding sequence ATGGAGCTTGAATCTTCCTGGCTCTTGCACACTCTTTATGCCTTTTGTTTCATCCTTGTCTTCATCATCATCGTTTCTCCTCGTTTTGCTCTCTTTCTCTACTTGCTGCTACTAAAGCTGTGGTGCAACTGTGAGATATGTGATGCTTATCTAAACTTGAGCTGGGCCGAAAGTTTTGATAATCTTTGTGATTGGTATGCTCATCTCTTGAAACATTCTCCGACAAAAACTATTCCCATACATGTTCTTGGCAACATCATTACAGCTAATCCAGAAAACATTAAGTATATGCTTAAAACGAGATTTGATAATTACCCCAAAGGGAAGCCTTTCTCTTTGATACTGGGCGACTTTTTGGGTCGAGGCATATTCAACGTTGATGGTGACATGTGGAGGTTCCAGAAGAACATGGCAAGTCTAGAGCTCGACAGGCTCTCAATAAGATCAAATGCTTTTGAGATCGTTCGATGTGAGATTGAGAAACGCCTCCTTCCTCTACTAGTCTCCTTCTCGGGCAAAGAAGATGGGATTTTGGACCTGCAAGATGTTTTCCGAAGATTTTCATTCGATAGCATATGCCAATTTTCATTTGGGCTAGACCCCAAGTGCTTGCAGCTGTCTTTACCCATGTCAGAATTCGCTGTTGCTTTTGACCTAGCTTCCAAATTTTCGGCCGAGAGAGCCATGGCTGTGTCTCCCCTTGTGTGGAAGATCAAGCGGAAGTTGAATATCGGTTctgagaagaaaatgaaagaggCTATCAAGATCATCGACATTTTAGCACAAGAGGTAATGAGGCAAAAGCGTGTCAAGGGGTTTTCAACTCATAAAGATCTTCTGTCTCGGTTTATGCGTACTGTAGATGATGAAACATTCTTGAGAGATATTGTCATAAGTTTCCTCTTAGCAGGCCGTGACACTGTTGCTTCAGCTTTAACCAGCTTCTTCTGGTTACTGGCGAAGCACCCAGAAATCGGTTCAGCAATCCAGGTGGAGGCAGATAGAGTTCTAGGTCCGAATCAGGAGCCCAGAAGTTTTGAGGAAATTCAACAGCTTCACTATTTGCAAGCAGCAGTGCACGAGAGTATGAGACTTTACCCTCCTATCCAATTTGATTCAAAGTTTTGTCAGCAAGATGATGTCTTGCCCGATGGGACTTTTGTGAAGAGAGGAACTCGGGTTACATATCATCCCTACGCAATGGGAAGGATGGAAGAGATATGGGGTCCGGATTGCCTAGAATTCAAGCCAGAGAGGTGGTTAAGAGATGGCGTCTTCTTCTCTGAAAACCCTTATAAGTATCCAATATTCCAAGGTGGATTTAGGGTGTGTTTGGGGAAGGAAATGGCCTTGATGGAGATCAAGAGTGTCTGCCTCTCACTGCTCCAACGTTTCCACTTTAAATTAGTGTTTCCATGCCACAGTACCCCACGATTCTCTCCCGGCCTCACCTCTACTTTTAGAGATGGGCTCCTGGTTCTGGTACGAGAAAAGGTAACTTAA